In Gopherus evgoodei ecotype Sinaloan lineage chromosome 21, rGopEvg1_v1.p, whole genome shotgun sequence, a single window of DNA contains:
- the LOC115637865 gene encoding olfactory receptor 10A7-like, producing the protein MKYAKESRRGNLTTVTEFTLLGFSNHRNLQVPLFSIYLFIYIIILMGNILIILVTIDTALQTPMYFFLQVLSFLEICYTSVTIPKMLVDFLSDNRSISFVGCAAQMYFLLFLGISECFLLAAMAYDRYVAICNPLRYRLIMKRRVCLSLVVLSWFSGNMVSLVQTVWVFTLLFCESNQINYFFCDVLPLIKLSCTDITSYEMQLFTATILVNFTPFSLILVSYVVIISTILKMASTDGRHKAFSTCSSHLIVVTLYYGSSGLIYLRPKSINSLDSNKVLALMYTTITPILNPIVCSLRNSEVKGAVWRLLLDGLKGKIFSQRK; encoded by the coding sequence atgaaATATGCAAAGGAATCAAGAAGGGGGAACCTCACCACTGTGACTGAATTCACTCTACTGGGATTTTCCAACCACCGTAACCTGCAGGTGCCTTTGTTCTCCATCTATCTGTTCATTTACATTATTATCTTGATGGGGAACATCCTCATCATCCTCGTCACCATAGACACAGCCCTTCAAACCCCAATGTATTTCTTTCTCCAAGTCTTATCCTTCCTGGAGATCTGCTACACCTCGGTCACCATCCCCAAGATGCTGGTGGACTTCCTTTCAGACAACAGGAGCATTTCTTTTGTGGGCTGTGCTGCACAAATGTACTTCCTGCTCTTCCTTGGAATCTCTGAGTGCTTCCTTCTGGCTGCAATGGCATATGACCGCTATGTGGCCATATGCAACCCACTGAGGTACAGGCTCATCATGAAGAGGAGGGTCTGCCTTTCATTGGTAGTTCTCTCTTGGTTCAGTGGTAACATGGTATCCCTAGTACAGACAGTCTGGGTTTTCACCTTGCTATTTTGTGAGTCCAATCAGATTAACTATTTCTTCTGTGACGTTCTCCCATTAATTAAGCTTTCTTGCACTGACATCACTTCATATGAAATGCAGTTGTTTACAGCTACTATACTGGTCAACTTCACTCCATTTTCTCTCATCCTTGTGTCCTACGTTGTTATTATCTCCACCATCTTAAAGATGGCTTCGACTGATGGCAGACACAAAgctttctccacctgctcctcacacctcattgtggtgacactGTATTACGGGAGCAGTGGCCTGATCTATTTAAGACCTAAGTCCATTAATTCACTGGACAGCAACAAAGTGCTGGCTCTGATGTACACAACCATCACCCCCATCTTGAACCCTATAGTCTGCAGCCTGAGGAACAGTGAGGTGAAAGGGGCTGTGTGGAGATTGTTGTTGGATGGgctgaaaggaaaaatattttctcaaagaaaataA